Proteins from a genomic interval of Rosa chinensis cultivar Old Blush chromosome 2, RchiOBHm-V2, whole genome shotgun sequence:
- the LOC112190884 gene encoding dof zinc finger protein DOF3.1, with protein sequence MQDPTTFQSMKAQFPEQEQLKCPRCDSSNTKFCYYNNYNLSQPRHFCKNCKRYWTKGGSLRNIPIGGGSRKNTKRSSSGSKRSSSATNSSSSTLSSSAAAVAAAAAAQNQDPQPDRTRLYGPKMDPDNPMLDISGSFSSLLTSNDQFGSLMEGLNPNGSGLKLMQMGEFGENVMDSSGHGLNSDPGLEVQSSGNPGSYMGLQSGDSSCWNGSNGWPDLAIYTPGSSFQ encoded by the coding sequence ATGCAAGACCCAACAACGTTCCAATCCATGAAAGCCCAATTCCCAGAGCAAGAGCAGCTGAAATGTCCACGCTGTGATTCCTCAAACACCAAGTTCTGCTACTACAACAACTACAATCTGTCGCAGCCTCGCCACTTCTGCAAGAACTGCAAGAGGTACTGGACCAAAGGTGGTTCCCTCAGAAACATTCCAATAGGCGGTGGAAGCAGAAAGAACACCAAGAGATCGTCTTCGGGTTCGAAACGTTCTTCATCGGCTACTAATTCCTCATCATCAACCCTGTCAAGCTCAGCAGCTGCagttgcagcagcagcagcagctcaGAACCAGGATCCGCAGCCGGACCGGACTCGGCTCTACGGCCCGAAAATGGATCCAGATAATCCGATGCTGGATATTTCTGGGAGCTTCAGCTCACTGTTAACATCTAATGATCAGTTTGGGTCTCTTATGGAGGGTCTGAATCCAAATGGGTCGGGGTTGAAACTGATGCAAATGGGTGAGTTTGGGGAGAATGTGATGGATTCATCAGGACATGGGTTGAATTCGGATCCGGGTTTGGAGGTCCAGAGCAGTGGGAATCCAGGGAGCTATATGGGTTTGCAAAGTGGGGATTCGAGCTGTTGGAATGGGAGCAATGGGTGGCCTGACCTTGCCATTTACACACCAGGTTCAAGTTTTCAGTAG
- the LOC112187450 gene encoding uncharacterized protein LOC112187450 produces the protein MASKLPQLQTKLVQVSNLLAKNGNTYYKQMMEQNKGYIQEPPTIENCQTLAKQLFYTRLASIPSRYEAFWKELEGLKDVLKTTGELNVEKAGIIALFGVECFAWFWTGEVVGRGGTITGYYV, from the exons ATGGCATCAAAGTTACCTCAGTTGCAGACAAAGCTGGTCCAGGTGTCAAACTTATTAGCCAAGAATGGAAATACCTATTACAAGCAGATGATGGAGCAGAACAAGGGCTATATCCAGGAGCCACCCACCATCGAGAACTGTCAAACATTAGCAAAGCAACTGTTCTATACTCGTCTTGCCAG CATTCCTAGTCGCTACGAAGCATTCTGGAAGGAACTTGAAGGTCTCAAGGACGTTTTAAAAACCACAGGGGAACTGAATGTGGAGAAAGCTGGCATTATTGCTCTGTTTGGGGTCGAGTGCTTTGCTTGGTTCTGGACTGGTGAGGTTGTAGGAAGGGGTGGTACAATCACAGGCTACTATGTTTGA